The sequence TATCTACtaaaatatctataaaaaatgtTGCATGCAATGCTTTGTACATACATCTGCTGTTTACATGAACAACTTTTAACCACCACTAGAACACGGGCATATTATAATATGGTACACATCATCAAAGAAACTAGTTCAATAACATTTATAGATGTATAAGATACTAGTGCCTTCCAACAGATAGCAGATAGGTCGCAATGTTCCAAGAAATACTACTCAGATAGACATAGCACGCATTCCATCTCAATTTAATCAAATGATATTAAGATAAGAGTATTTTTCGATCTCATGTGAAAAACCTTTTTTATTATCAGTTTTAGGTTAGTACTGCAACCTAAAGTCCTAAACAATAACCTTACAAAAACTATGCACAAGATATTCTTTGGACCCAAACCACACATCATACTCAAATTAGTACTGTCACAAGATGGCATTATATAGAAGATTCGAACAGTGACAGGGTAAATAGTAAATAGCTTTAGAAATAGGTTCCAGATAATAGTCTATGGAAGATTCTATTCATTTGCATGTCTACAAAAGAAAAGTTAAACATGCTCAAGCCTCAACATTACAAAAGGCAAAAGGAGCCAACATTAATAAACTAACCTAACGTGCAAGCTGATTGTATTCCGAATACTTTTATAAGATTAAGAAACTAAGCaatgccaaaagggggagatATTCCAAATGCTTCTGACTCGACAAGCATATATTAAAGTCACAACAACCTGGCCTTACACAAAGACCAAGCAAAATGCGCACTCCGACAATGTCTCCGAAATTTCCTATGTAGCCCCACCATAAGCATATTCTTAGCAAACTTAACACGGCGAAAGCAAGAAACTAAATGCAAACGGACATCGATATTTCAAGAGAACTAGTCATGAAACACAAACGGGTGTAAAAATTGTGAAcacaagaaacaaaacaaaaaaaaattgatggcgAGATCGATGATCAGTTACCACTGGTGAAGGCGCATGTCATCCCAACCGCGAAGCTGATGGCGACGGTGAAGAGACCGAGCAGGATCAGGTTGACCGGGTGCTTCTGGTGGTAGTAGTACAGCGGGCAGAGCACTGCACACCAAACCAATCAACCATTCTTATTCAGAACAAACAATTGCAATCCACACAgtagaacacacacacacaaataaaaaacaatctAATTCTAGTGGCGAAAACTAGGTCAAATTAGTCATTATTAGGAGTATGTATGTGCGAAAATACACCACGCACCCACCACCCCACCATCCACGAACCCATCATCGCTTTGCCTGGACGTAACGGCATCAATACGTGCACGCACGAACACACAACACGCAAACCCAGCGCAGTTGATCATCCCACTAAACTTCACAACACAATTTTGCAGGGGAACACATATTTCCAGTGGAATTTGGGGGAATCCGATTCGAAATCTAAACCGTACGCAACGCAGCAGAATCGAACTGATTCGAATTCTTCCCCCATTTTCcttcgcaagaaaaaaaaaacaccatcgaAACCCTAAAAAATTGAAACAACCATGTGAAGAACGGGGAACTCACCgatgaaggggaggatgatgaggaagatGTAGAGGCCGAGGCCGGCGTGGGAGGAGACGAAGAAGTGGGAGATGGCGCGgaccttgacgacgacggcggcgacggcggcggtgaggaggagctgcATGGAGAGAATGACGTAGATCTTCCGGATGAGCGCCCACCTCATCTCCGGCGGCTCCGTCATCCCCGGGTAGAGCTCCCTCGCCCCGCCCGAGGTCCCCGCCTCGACGTCCCCGCCCTTCTCGTACCGGAACATCTCGCCCCCCCTCCTCCCACTCAACTCACCCCCACTTCTCCTCTAGGGTTAGCTCttaccgcggcggcggcggcggcggcgcgaggagacgacgcggcggcgcaaCGGAAcggagacgaagacgacgactcGAACGACTTCCCGTGTGAGATagactagtagtactagtacgtaTCCTCCTTTATAGGGAGAGAATGACCCGTGGGAGAaagctcgctgacaggtggggcccgaaATGTTGTGTGGTCCACATGTCGGTGACGGTGAGTGGAGTTGTAACGGTAGCATCAAGCGGTTTTTATTTTCCCCGAATGGTTTTCGAAATTTGGGGGGAATGGTGGGGCCGGGGAGGCGGTGGGGCCCGGACAGCTGTGAGACGGGGTGCGGTGAGGTGGCGTCTCTCGGGTAAGGTAGGTGCACCGGATCCTTCTGGACCGAGTCCACCGCGTGTGTGAGCGCGTGCGTTGAGCGGACGCGTACGAGGTTTTGTCGACAAATGGAGATATATTAGCCCATCTGGCCCATGTAGCCCAGTTACGTCTTGTTTGGATACGGCCCCATACACGTGCTTGGAGTGGCATTTGGGCCTATCTAAAGGAAACGTTTTTGCTCTTCAATTTTGTGGACAAATTAAGTAATAATGCcttgaaaataatatatttcatttctcaaaaatatatatatttcatcaaCACATAGATACACATGCATAATTGTAACTCTCGACCCTTGTAGATGTAGCTATCCACTCACAACAGGGACAGATCACTCATCACTCAAGTCTTCTAttaagagaggaggaagaagagagagaaggaagagcgTGTGTGTGTGGAGGGAGGATATAAGCTCTCCCTCTATTAGAATTCTGGATCCGCACTCGGCTCACGATGATGATTCCAATGTTCAAAGTGGAACAAACCGCAAGAGTCATGGCGAAGGCCTTCGTCAAGAAAATGTTGAGGTAATCACACCAGCCACAAGAACCTGTGGGACTAGTGCAAGAAGGACAACCACCTTGGCGGAGTGCCTACGGGCGAGCCATGTGGCAGTAGATGCCAGAATCAACCCCGTCATAAGAAATACGATGAGGATGATGTAGTAACCCTCTTAGTGATGATTGAATACTCCTTTCAGGAAATGAGAGAGCATTGCTGCAGTAGCAGAGGCAGCCGTGAGAACACCTCTTTCCAATAGCTTCGTTTTAGTATTGGATTCCTCGTCTGTTAATCCCTGTCTAACACCATTGTCGTCAACCATTGTGTTCTGGTCAGCATCGTGCGAAATAGTGACAATCACATGCCCGGGAGTAGgtgttggaaatatagtcattaatcggcatattttaatccaaaatgttaaagcaataatcatggcataagcATTGTAGGGTGATCTTAACATAACCAGTAGCACACTATGCGCATCATGAATGTCAGGAACATGAACATAACAGTAACGCATAGAGGCATCATGAAGAACAGGAACAAGAACATAGCGCACATAGTATAGCGCTAACAATGGGAACAGGAATAGCGTTAACAATGGGAACGGGAGGAGAAGattataccccgagaatggccctccgctggatgGTGAGGCAGAATTTCCTCCGTTGTTGTTGTCATTCACGGCACCTCCTCCTGGCGCACCAGCTCCGGCAGCTCCGGATCCAGCTCCTGTCGGCGGCGCaccacctccatctcctccagcgGCGGCTCCAGACATCGCGATGAGCAGTCGTGCGGgaggcactccccaaaaacctgatcacccgcctacccggtgcagatctcaggcgaaggtgtggtttcggaggcactgctccttccaatctctcgtgcgcgcaagagatcagaagcgaggaagcGAGAGCAACTCAGGCGGAGAGGGGGAAACTAACACCGGGGAAGAAGCGATGAAAACGGATCGCACAcgcggcctccttatctatcaggagaAAGAACGTGGACGCGCTGTTGCGGGAGAGATCGTGGGAACGTGGTTAGTGGCTGCAAAAGGATAGCGACGTGACGCACGCACGTCCGCCAGCCACGCCccgccacgcccacgcccacgcccacgcccacgcccacgcccacgcccacgcccacggcctcggcccggcccggcgcgcgcgcgcgcgcgtgtggcaaTCCGACCCCCACCTCATCtggtcaacagggagcctccaataactccctatttaggttgagatatttctcgcttaaatcctgaggtggtattattatccttaacactcattatgggcctttgagatttaataggataagttgggcctagcccaattattctaacaatccccaccaaatttcaaggcttataagaaatgttctcaatgttgtgcctgtttgatataccagggttttggtggagactgttaatttgaacttccacctaggaaatgagctacatcagaccacaactgaacaatggactatgccttgaattgtcagttttgtgtgatcaggtttcactcagaaccttgactggtactgggctgccattcgcatcccctctgtttggagcatataagtcaaactccaggcctttcatgagtatctagaggtCGCCCAAacctcatagactgtgactagcagtcgaactcatataggtgtgttccttctaagatgttctgcaggtcaacatctctgcttggaaaagccactcggatcacattaaAGCATGAGCCATCCTACCATGCAGGAAGGAAGAGAAGCacatcatgaaaatgagcccttttcaagggtctcttctctcagtcacacaatagtttgtttcgccatccaaattcacgggatctccaatcacaatggacaggtttccactattatgcaaccttaggtgggtatcaagcccatttccctcgatgcactgtctatcacattacgtggtagccccttggtaaactgatctgccagatttctagccgtttggacatagtccaatgctatcactccggagtttttctgctttctgacagacttcagtcttcttttaacatgcctggatgacttcatgttgtccttcgaactgttcactttaataatcactgtttgattatcacagttcatcaggattgctggtactggtttttcaaccaccggcaagTCCATCAAGAGCTCACGAAGCCATTCGGCCTCAACTGTCGCAGTATCTAGTGCTgtgagttctgcttccattgttgacctcgttaagatggtctgcttgcaagacttccaggaaacagcgccacctccaagtgtgaacatatatccacttgtggcttttatctcatcggcatcagatatccagtttgagtcactatacccttctagtacttttggatacccggtatagtgaattccatagctcatagtgccctttagatagcgcattactctttccagagcctgccaatgatcatctcccggatttgagacaaaccggctcagcttgcttacagcaaatgagatgtcaggcctcgttgcgctagccaagtacatcaatgaaccaatgatttgagagtatctcagttgatcccttgctattcttcggtttttccttaatagcacgctgggatcataaggagtaggagctggcttgcagtcactatatccaaagcgactcaaaaccttgtccacatagtgggattgcacaagtgtaatcccaccctcatctcctctttgtagtttgatgttaagaataacatcagcctctcccaaatccttcatttcaaagctCTTGGATAGatagtccttgacctcctcaatcacattaaggctggtcccaaagatcaatatgtcatcgacatataagcaCAAGATCACCCCTTCttccccaccatagcgatagtatacacatttgtcagcttcgttcacaacaaagcctgcagatgtaagcgtggtgtcaaacttctcatgccattgcttaggtgcttgcttgaggccatacaaggatttcaacagtttacacaccattccctccagaccttctagtacatacccgtctggttgatccatatagatctcctcctccagctctccgtttaggaaagctgtcttaacgtccatctgatggacgagaagaccatgagaggctgccagagcaagtagtactcgaatcgtggtcagGCGAGCAACTGGTGAGTATGTGTCGAAGAAGTCCTCGCCTtccttttgggtataacccttggccacaagccttgccttgtacttttcgattgtaccatcaggcctaagctttttcttgaaaacccatttgcatcctacgggcttacacccatatggacgctcaacgacttcccaagtaccattagacataatcgagtccatttcactgcgtactgcttccttccaatagtcagcgtcaggagatgaatatgcctcttctatggttcttggggtgtcatccacgaggtatacaatgtagtcatctccaaaggattttgcaaccctttgtctcttactcttgcgagtatctacaatgttgtcctcctcaggattttcctcagacgtttgatcattgtgttctatcggtgcaaagtgctcatggGGTATGACAGTTTCTTtactagaagtgctaggtgtatgtttcatgggaaattcattctcaaagaatgtagcatctctggactcaagaattgtaccaacatgcatgttggGTACTCCAGAGTTTACTATTAGGAATCTATAACCCACGCtgtgaatagcataaccaaggaacacacaatcaacagtatttggtccaagtttccgcTTTTTGGatataggtacatttaccttggccaaacagccccatgttcgtaggtatgagagatttaatttcttcctttcccattcctcgaatggtgttacttccttatgcttcactggaattttattcaggacatgacacgcagtcaaaactgcctcaccccaccattccttggaaagccccgcagtgtctaacatggcattcaccatctcagttagagtacggttctttctttcggccaccccatttgattggggtgaattgggaggcgtcctctcatgaataattccaaactcttcgcaaaaggatgcaaactcattggaaaaatactccccacctctatcagacctcaaccgtttgattttccttttaagttggttttctacctcagctttatagattttaaagtaatgcaatgcctcatcctttgttttcaatagatacacatagcaaaatctagtgcaatcatctatcagtgtcatgaaatatttctttccccctttagtcaacacgccgttcatttcgcacaaatcggaatgaacaagttctagaggtgccaaattccttgcctcagatgccttgtgaggcttgcgaggttgtttcgattgaacacaagtatggcacttggaacctttgaccaaagtgaattttgggattaaactcatgttagctaagcgcgtcatacaaccgaaattcacatgacagagtcgcgaatgccacacattaaactcatcattctcgctaatatggttcacaacattatgattattacacatgtcattcaaagaaaagcggaacaagcctccgctgtcataaccttttccaacaaaagtcccatatttagat is a genomic window of Oryza glaberrima chromosome 7, OglaRS2, whole genome shotgun sequence containing:
- the LOC127779038 gene encoding protein LIFEGUARD 4-like, with amino-acid sequence MFRYEKGGDVEAGTSGGARELYPGMTEPPEMRWALIRKIYVILSMQLLLTAAVAAVVVKVRAISHFFVSSHAGLGLYIFLIILPFIVLCPLYYYHQKHPVNLILLGLFTVAISFAVGMTCAFTSGKVILESAILTTVVVFSLTAYTFWAAKRGRDFSFLGPFLFASLIVLLVFAFIQILFPLGRISQMIYGGIASLIFSGYIVYDTDNIIKRYTYDQYVWAAVSLYLDVINLFLSLMTLFRAAD